The genome window TCCTCGGTTCACCTCGGGCGGCCGGACACGGTTCACGCCGTGTCCGGCCGCCCGTCCGTCGTGAGCAGGACGCCGGTGACCAGGTCCGGCCGGATCCGGACGGCCCGGTCCATGCTCTGCTCGACCCACGGCCGCAACATCCGCTCGTAGCGGGCGAGTTCCCCGGGGTCGGTCACCAGCCGGGCGTACCCCGTCACCACCACACTCCAGCCGAGATGCGTCTCCGGGTCGATGGCGTCGGCCTCGTAGGCGACGACGACACCCGGGCCGCTGTTCCCTTGCGCATGCGAGGTCAGCGCGGCGGTCTCGTGGGTGCGGATGACGATGTCTCCGCCGTCCAGGATGTGGTTGACCGGGCGGACGGTCGGCAGGGCGTGCCGGGTGAAGACGATCCGGCCCAGCGACACGCTGCCCAGCAGCCGCAGCGCCTCGGCGCTGTCGAGTTCGACACGGCGGTGGGGTGCTGCGGCTGCTGGGCTGTCGTCGTGGGCCATCGGAACTTCCGTGTGGGTGCGTAGGGTGTGTCGCTGTCGTCTCGGGCCGGCGGTGGGTCGCGGACCTCTGCGGATGGGGGCTGCCGGGCTACGAACAGGAGCGGCACCGCGGGGGCCGGTGCCGCTCCTGCTTCCACTGTCGTCCGGGGCACAGCCCGTCCCAAGGGCCGATGGGCCCTGATGACGGTCCGGTCGGCCCTTATGCCGCCGGAGAAGATCCCTCGGCGGACGAGGGACCGTCGGCGGGCAAAAGACCATGGCCTTCCCCCGCCGCTCCACCGCGCCACGGCGGCGGCCCCGCCGTCCTGCGGGCCGACTCCGCCCGATGCGCGGATCGCTCCACCTGCGCCCGCAGCCGGTCCTCCAGCCGGTCAGCGAGCGCGAGCGCGTCCGCCTCGCGGGCATGGACGACGACGTGCTGGTCGCCCACCTGGACCGATGCCAGGGCCGCCCACGGCAGCGCGACGTGGTGCGCGGTGTCCCTCACGATCGTCACCCGGCCGCTCACGGCCGGCAGCCCCGGCCGGGCGAGGACCGCGCCGGTCTTGGCCCGGAGGTGGGTGAGCGTCTCGTCGTCCACGTCGCCGTCCGTGCGGAACCGGACGGCGGCGAGCACGTCCTGGGTGCCCAGGTCTGTGTCGGTCATGTGCCTTGCTCCTCTTGGTGGTTGTTCCGTCTGTGCGGGGTGCCGGGCTCTCACCGGCTGTCGCTCCCCTCGGTCCCGGCCAGCGCCGCCCGCCCCGCCTCCAGCCGCGCCACCGGCACCCGGAAGGGCGAGCAGGACACGTAGTCCAGCCGGGCTGTGTGGAAGAAGTGCACGGAGGCCGGGTCGCCGCCGTGTTCGCCGCAGACGCCGATCTTCAGACCGGGCCGGGTGGCGCGGCCCTCGTCGACGGCGATGCGGACCAGGCGGCCCACTCCGTCGCGGTCGAGGGTCTCGAACGGCGAGGCGGGGAAGACGCCCTTGTCGAGGTAGGCGGAGAAGAACGCCGCCTCGACGTCGTCGCGGGAGAAGCCCCAGGTGGTCTGGGTGAGGTCGTTGGTGCCGAAGGAGAAGAACTCCGCCTCCTCGGCGATCCTGCCGGCGGTGAGGGCGGCGCGGGGCAGCTCGATCATCGTGCCGACCGGGCAGCGCACGGGAACGCCGGACTCCTCGGACACCTCGGCGAGGACCCGCTCGACCTCCGCCCGCTCGATCCGCAGCTCCTCGACCGCGCCAACCAGCGGCACCATGATCTCGGCCTCCGGGGAGCCTCCGGCCCGGGTGCGGGCCACGACGGCCTCGGCGACGGCCCGTACCTGCATGGCGACCAGTCCCGGTATCACCAAGCCCAGGCGCACGCCGCGCAGGCCGAGCATCGGGTTCTCCTCGTGCATGCGGTTGACCGCATCGAGCAACTCGACGTCGTGCGCGTCCGGTTGCTCGGCCGTGGCGACGCGTACGGCGAGTTCGGTGCGGTCGGGCAGGAACTCGTGCAGCGGCGGGTCGATGAGCCGGATGGTGACGGGCAGGCCGTCCATCGCCTCCAGGATGCCGGTGAAGTCCGCCCGCTGGAGCGGCAGCAGGGCAGCCAGCGCCCGCTCCCGTTCCGTGTCGTCTCCGGCCAGGATCATCTCCTCGACCAGCTTGCGGCGCTCGCCGAGGAACATGTGCTCGGTACGGCACAGTCCGATGCCCTGGGCGCCGAAGCGGCGGGCGCGGGCCGCGTCCTCCGGGGTGTCGGCGTTGGCCCGCACCTCCAACCGCCGTACGGAGTCGGCGTGTTCGAGCGCACGGGCCACGGTGTCGACCACGCCCGCCGATCGCTCTCCCCCGCGCTCCAGGAACCGCATGACGGCCGAGTCGGCCAGCGGCACGGCCCCCGGGTACACCGCGCCGGCGGAACCGTCCACGGAGATCACGGTGCCCTCCTCGATGACGACACCGCCGCGCGTGGTGAACCGCCGCTCCTCCACGGTGAGTTCCTCGGCCCCGCACACGCAGACCTTGCCCATGCCCCGGGCCACCACGGCCGCGTGGCTGGTCTTGCCGCCCCGGCTGGTGAGCACGGCCTGGGCAGCGATCATGCCGGGCAGGTCGTCGGGGGTGGTCTCCTGGCGGACCAGGACCACCTTCTCCCCGGCGGCAGCCCGCCGTACCGCCTCCGCCGAGTCGAACACCGCCGCGCCGACCGCCGCGCCCGGCGAGGCGGGGATGCCGTGGGCGAGCGCCGCACCGGCCGCGGAGGTGTCGAAGGCCGGGAACATCAGCCGGGCCAGCCCGTCGCCGTCGACCCGCGCGAGGGCCTCGTTCGTGGTGATCAGCCCCTCGTCGGTGAGCTGGGCGGCGATGGTGAACGCGGCCTCGGCGGTGCGCTTGCCGACCCGGGTCTGCAGCATCCACAGCCGGCCGCGCTCGATGGTGAACTCGATGTCGCACAGGTCCCGGTAGTGGGTCTCCAACGTGCGCATGTGGTCGCGGAGTTGGGCGTACGACGTCGGGTCGAACCGTTCCAGTTCGGCCAGTGGCACGGTGTTGCGGATGCCCGCGACGACATCCTCGCCCTGTGCGTTGGGCAGGTAGTCGCCGTAGAGGCCGGGGCGGCCGGTGGCCGGGTCACGGGTGAAGGCGACGCCGCTGCCGGAGTCGGCGCCCAGGTTGCCGTAGACCATGCGCTGCACGGTGACGGCGGTGCCGAGGTCGTCCGGGATGTGTTCACGGCGCCGGTAGAGGCGGGCACGTTCGCCGTTCCAGGAGTCGAAGACCGCGAGGATCGCCCGGCGCAGTTGCTCGGCGGGGGACTGCGGGAACTCCTCCCCGGTCTCGTCGCGGATCAGGCGCTTGTACGTCTCCACGAGCCAGGCCAGATCGTTCGCGTCCAGGTGGAGGTCGTCCGGGGCCTCACGGGCCTCCTTGAGGAGGGTCATGGCCTCCTCGAACAGGGCCGGGTCGACGCCCATGACCGTCGCGCCGAACATCTGCACCAGCCGGCGGTAGGAGTCCC of Streptomyces phaeolivaceus contains these proteins:
- a CDS encoding pyridoxamine 5'-phosphate oxidase family protein — translated: MAHDDSPAAAAPHRRVELDSAEALRLLGSVSLGRIVFTRHALPTVRPVNHILDGGDIVIRTHETAALTSHAQGNSGPGVVVAYEADAIDPETHLGWSVVVTGYARLVTDPGELARYERMLRPWVEQSMDRAVRIRPDLVTGVLLTTDGRPDTA
- the ppdK gene encoding pyruvate, phosphate dikinase, yielding MVRYVYDFREGRREMADLLGGKGANLAEMTRLGLPVPPGFTVTTDACRAFLATGAEPPGMTVEVSRHLSAVEAGAGRRLGQRDDPLLLSVRSGARFSMPGMMETVLDIGLNDDSVLGLAKATGNDRFAWDSYRRLVQMFGATVMGVDPALFEEAMTLLKEAREAPDDLHLDANDLAWLVETYKRLIRDETGEEFPQSPAEQLRRAILAVFDSWNGERARLYRRREHIPDDLGTAVTVQRMVYGNLGADSGSGVAFTRDPATGRPGLYGDYLPNAQGEDVVAGIRNTVPLAELERFDPTSYAQLRDHMRTLETHYRDLCDIEFTIERGRLWMLQTRVGKRTAEAAFTIAAQLTDEGLITTNEALARVDGDGLARLMFPAFDTSAAGAALAHGIPASPGAAVGAAVFDSAEAVRRAAAGEKVVLVRQETTPDDLPGMIAAQAVLTSRGGKTSHAAVVARGMGKVCVCGAEELTVEERRFTTRGGVVIEEGTVISVDGSAGAVYPGAVPLADSAVMRFLERGGERSAGVVDTVARALEHADSVRRLEVRANADTPEDAARARRFGAQGIGLCRTEHMFLGERRKLVEEMILAGDDTERERALAALLPLQRADFTGILEAMDGLPVTIRLIDPPLHEFLPDRTELAVRVATAEQPDAHDVELLDAVNRMHEENPMLGLRGVRLGLVIPGLVAMQVRAVAEAVVARTRAGGSPEAEIMVPLVGAVEELRIERAEVERVLAEVSEESGVPVRCPVGTMIELPRAALTAGRIAEEAEFFSFGTNDLTQTTWGFSRDDVEAAFFSAYLDKGVFPASPFETLDRDGVGRLVRIAVDEGRATRPGLKIGVCGEHGGDPASVHFFHTARLDYVSCSPFRVPVARLEAGRAALAGTEGSDSR